The Pirellulales bacterium genome has a window encoding:
- a CDS encoding FAD-dependent monooxygenase → MNPLSNIPCDALIVGAGPVGLTMALELLRRGLKCRIIDLNAAPTDKSKALVLWGRTLELLDHAGVADDFVSTGMWAQGARMFGGGKELLHVEIHRDDTAFPRPLMIPQNETERVLTENLQRHGLQVERPVELVKCVDQDDCILSTLRHADGHEEQLTSAWLLGCDGAHSTVRKQLGIEFAGEFEPNDWLLADVHVDGPISPDEISAYWHRDGVVIFFPFAPNRCRVIADLGKAPGTEKPPDPTLAEVQALVDQRGPAGVKLHDPVWLSGFRIHERKVNEYGRGRAFLCGDAAHVHSPAGGQGMNTGMQDAFNLAWKLTLVHQGRAKRSPLLESYTQERSAVGEMVLHDAGMFTRVAMLRNPMLQFLRNHVISLAGKLTAVQERAIATLTEMAVHYPNSPLNGDDPGSAWGDEVKAGDRLPDANVRDARTGNAVRLLESMRGTQHTLLLLPETSDSGTIVEMVNQAQVLAHEFGDVLRTIMVTPGNSAVTPEAAVAAVLVDINRQVQNRLGLSGPAIAVVRPDGYLSFRGHAQSWTNLQQHLTQYLVPVNRQTSVNALDGTTPQMV, encoded by the coding sequence ATGAATCCATTATCGAATATCCCTTGCGATGCACTGATTGTCGGCGCCGGCCCCGTGGGCCTGACCATGGCCTTGGAACTGTTGCGACGGGGTTTGAAATGCCGAATTATCGATTTGAACGCCGCTCCCACCGATAAATCGAAAGCGCTGGTGCTGTGGGGTCGGACGCTGGAATTGCTCGATCACGCCGGCGTGGCCGACGATTTCGTCTCGACCGGCATGTGGGCCCAGGGCGCCCGCATGTTTGGTGGCGGTAAAGAACTGCTGCACGTGGAAATTCATCGTGACGACACCGCCTTTCCGCGCCCGCTCATGATTCCGCAAAACGAAACGGAACGCGTGCTCACGGAAAATCTTCAGCGTCACGGCCTGCAAGTGGAGCGGCCAGTGGAACTTGTGAAGTGCGTGGACCAGGACGATTGTATTTTGTCCACGCTTCGGCATGCCGACGGACACGAGGAACAACTGACCAGCGCTTGGCTACTGGGCTGTGACGGCGCCCACAGCACCGTGCGCAAGCAACTGGGCATTGAGTTTGCCGGCGAATTTGAACCCAACGACTGGTTGCTGGCCGACGTGCACGTGGACGGGCCGATATCTCCAGACGAAATTAGCGCCTACTGGCACCGCGACGGAGTGGTGATTTTTTTCCCATTCGCTCCCAACCGTTGCCGGGTCATTGCCGATTTGGGCAAAGCGCCGGGAACCGAAAAGCCGCCCGATCCAACCCTGGCCGAAGTGCAGGCGCTTGTCGATCAACGCGGACCAGCGGGCGTGAAATTGCACGATCCGGTCTGGTTATCGGGCTTTCGAATTCACGAACGCAAGGTGAACGAATATGGGCGCGGCCGCGCGTTTTTGTGCGGCGATGCGGCACACGTTCACAGTCCCGCCGGCGGGCAAGGCATGAACACCGGCATGCAGGATGCTTTCAATTTGGCCTGGAAATTGACGTTGGTGCACCAAGGCCGCGCCAAGCGGTCGCCGCTGTTGGAAAGTTACACCCAGGAACGCAGCGCCGTGGGCGAAATGGTGCTGCACGACGCCGGCATGTTTACCCGTGTGGCGATGCTGCGCAATCCCATGCTGCAATTCCTTCGAAATCATGTGATCTCCCTGGCCGGAAAACTTACGGCCGTGCAGGAACGGGCCATCGCCACGCTGACCGAAATGGCCGTCCATTATCCAAATAGCCCCCTGAACGGCGACGACCCCGGCAGCGCCTGGGGTGATGAAGTGAAAGCCGGAGATCGATTGCCCGATGCCAATGTGCGCGATGCACGAACCGGAAACGCGGTGCGCCTGCTGGAATCAATGCGGGGAACACAACACACACTATTGTTGCTGCCGGAAACCAGCGATTCCGGCACGATTGTAGAAATGGTCAACCAAGCCCAGGTTTTGGCTCACGAATTTGGAGATGTGCTGCGGACCATAATGGTAACGCCCGGCAATTCCGCGGTAACGCCGGAAGCCGCGGTTGCGGCGGTATTGGTCGACATCAACCGCCAAGTGCAAAATCGGCTGGGGCTAAGTGGACCGGCCATCGCTGTCGTGCGGCCGGATGGGTACCTCTCCTTCCGAGGACACGCCCAATCGTGGACCAACTTGCAGCAGCATTTGACGCAGTATTTAGTGCCCGTCAACCGGCAAACATCGGTCAATGCCCTGGACGGTACAACTCCGCAAATGGTATGA
- the infA gene encoding translation initiation factor IF-1, with amino-acid sequence MADEKQKEEALEVDGVVTQALANTRFRVQIEGGHLVTAHVAGRMRKNFIRIVPGDRVKVELSPYDLTKGRITFRER; translated from the coding sequence ATGGCCGACGAAAAACAAAAAGAAGAAGCGCTCGAAGTCGACGGCGTGGTCACGCAGGCGCTGGCCAACACTCGCTTTCGAGTGCAAATCGAAGGGGGCCATTTGGTCACGGCTCACGTCGCCGGCCGGATGCGGAAAAACTTCATCCGCATTGTTCCGGGTGACCGGGTAAAAGTAGAACTCTCCCCCTACGATTTGACGAAAGGCCGCATTACCTTTCGGGAACGATAA